The following coding sequences lie in one Candidatus Palauibacter soopunensis genomic window:
- a CDS encoding serine hydrolase, which translates to MSARMGLRRRHWRPIAAAAALLLPGCAPEPDARIETEEEDEAHIRGHVAGMAAHHLCAGVFVVGRDYERSVEEVVTQDIRPFDRFDWQEDFEYAVDFETRTASVSGNGVPTQYAEYNGDQGCTLLPAGFEDVTFEPTVVERLSPDPEATAWPTGDVGAYHDPPPAEVDVAGLAAALDWAMTQTEHNTRALVVIYAGRILAERYAPGFTRNTPQISWSQGKSIASALVGAAIEAGHLEAGLDDPAPVPEWQGADDPRREIRLRDLLNMSSGLDFLNLGSDPVLRWTHAHEHSRIYFEGIDVFEHAIDQPMDTLPGAIFRYRNSDPLTATRIVRQAVEARGEDWLTYPQRILFDRIGARDYVLETDAWGNFIITGYDYGSAWDWARFGLLHLWDGVWPTPDGGSDRILPEGWVDFVSTPAPGAELLNYGGLFWVNRGGAFPGAPEDAYWAAGAMGQYTAIIPSRDLVIVRLGPSPADHGAYMSDIIGEVTAAIDR; encoded by the coding sequence ATGAGCGCTCGCATGGGGCTTCGGCGCCGGCACTGGCGTCCGATTGCGGCGGCGGCCGCGCTGCTGCTGCCGGGCTGCGCGCCGGAGCCGGACGCGCGGATCGAAACGGAAGAAGAGGACGAGGCCCACATCCGGGGACACGTGGCCGGGATGGCGGCGCACCACCTCTGCGCCGGCGTCTTCGTCGTGGGCCGGGACTACGAGCGGTCCGTCGAGGAGGTCGTGACGCAGGACATCCGGCCCTTCGACCGCTTCGACTGGCAGGAGGACTTCGAGTACGCCGTGGACTTCGAGACGCGCACGGCCTCCGTCTCGGGAAACGGAGTCCCGACGCAGTACGCGGAGTACAACGGCGACCAGGGTTGCACGCTCCTTCCGGCCGGGTTCGAGGATGTGACGTTCGAGCCGACGGTCGTCGAGCGCCTGAGCCCGGATCCCGAGGCGACCGCGTGGCCTACGGGCGACGTGGGCGCCTACCACGACCCGCCGCCGGCGGAGGTCGACGTGGCGGGGCTCGCAGCGGCCCTCGACTGGGCGATGACGCAGACGGAGCACAACACCCGGGCGCTCGTCGTCATCTACGCCGGGCGGATTCTCGCCGAGCGCTACGCGCCGGGCTTCACGCGTAACACGCCGCAGATCTCGTGGTCGCAGGGGAAGAGCATCGCGAGCGCCCTCGTCGGCGCGGCGATCGAGGCCGGGCATCTCGAGGCGGGACTCGACGACCCCGCGCCCGTGCCCGAATGGCAGGGAGCGGACGATCCGCGCCGGGAGATCCGCCTCCGCGACCTGCTGAACATGAGTTCGGGGCTGGATTTCCTGAACCTGGGCTCGGACCCCGTCCTCCGCTGGACGCACGCCCACGAACACTCACGGATCTACTTCGAGGGGATCGACGTGTTCGAGCACGCGATCGACCAGCCGATGGACACGCTGCCGGGCGCGATCTTCCGCTACCGAAACTCCGACCCCCTCACGGCGACGCGCATCGTGCGGCAGGCCGTCGAGGCGCGCGGGGAGGACTGGCTCACCTATCCCCAGCGCATCCTGTTCGACCGCATCGGGGCGCGGGACTACGTCCTCGAGACGGACGCGTGGGGGAACTTCATCATCACGGGATACGACTACGGGAGCGCCTGGGACTGGGCGAGGTTCGGGCTCCTCCACCTGTGGGACGGCGTATGGCCGACGCCCGATGGCGGGTCCGACCGCATCCTCCCGGAGGGTTGGGTGGATTTCGTGAGCACGCCGGCTCCCGGCGCGGAACTCCTCAACTACGGCGGGCTGTTCTGGGTGAATCGCGGCGGAGCGTTTCCGGGGGCCCCGGAAGACGCGTACTGGGCGGCGGGGGCCATGGGACAGTACACGGCCATCATCCCGTCCCGGGATCTGGTGATCGTCCGGCTGGGGCCGAGTCCCGCCGACCACGGCGCCTACATGTCGGACATCATCGGCGAAGTGACCGCGGCAATCGACCGGTAG
- a CDS encoding M20/M25/M40 family metallo-hydrolase yields the protein MYARYARTVSGFIVSALFGMAIVGGIPAVATAQAPGDDVRRLAEHPAVRSAFRIIEELEPRTIRELIELTEVAAPPFMEDERGRVYAEWLREAGADSVFIDEEGNAVAIRYGRGGARGATPEGERRTVALSGHLDTVFPADVDVTVTQRGDTLFAPGIGDDTRGLIAVLTVLRALEAAGIETEADVRFIGTVGEEGLGDLRGMKYLFREGADPIHTWIDIDGTGLGRIVNKGLGSHRFRVTFRGPGGHSWGAFGMASPAHALGRGIRHFQDVADTLTRSGPRTSYNVGRLGGGTSVNSIPFETWMEVDMRSESEESLARIDAAFRNAMRRALEEENSLRRAGPEIELELDQIGDRPSGEVADDHPLVERAIAVMPLFGAVPALTRSSTDSNIPISLGIPAVTIGSGGIGSGAHSPGEWWINRDGHRGIQANLLLLVSEAGLAEPIP from the coding sequence ATGTACGCACGATATGCCCGGACCGTCAGTGGATTCATCGTCTCCGCCCTCTTCGGCATGGCCATCGTCGGGGGCATCCCGGCTGTGGCGACGGCCCAGGCGCCGGGTGACGACGTGCGGCGCCTCGCCGAGCATCCCGCGGTGCGGAGCGCCTTCCGGATCATCGAGGAACTCGAGCCGAGGACGATCCGCGAACTCATCGAACTCACGGAAGTCGCGGCGCCCCCCTTCATGGAGGACGAGCGCGGCCGGGTCTACGCGGAGTGGCTCCGGGAGGCCGGCGCGGACTCCGTGTTCATCGACGAGGAGGGCAACGCGGTCGCGATCCGGTACGGCCGGGGCGGCGCGCGGGGAGCGACGCCGGAGGGGGAGCGGCGGACCGTCGCGCTGTCGGGACACCTGGACACGGTGTTCCCGGCGGACGTCGACGTGACGGTCACGCAGCGCGGGGACACGCTCTTCGCCCCCGGCATCGGCGACGACACGCGCGGCCTCATCGCGGTCCTCACCGTGCTGCGGGCGCTCGAGGCCGCCGGCATCGAGACGGAGGCGGACGTGCGGTTCATCGGGACCGTCGGGGAGGAGGGGCTCGGCGACCTGCGCGGGATGAAGTACCTGTTTCGCGAAGGCGCGGACCCCATCCACACCTGGATCGACATCGACGGCACCGGGCTGGGTCGCATCGTGAACAAGGGGCTCGGTTCCCATCGTTTCCGCGTGACGTTCCGGGGGCCCGGCGGGCACTCCTGGGGCGCGTTCGGGATGGCCAGCCCCGCCCATGCGCTGGGCCGCGGGATCCGTCACTTCCAGGATGTGGCCGACACCCTCACGCGATCGGGGCCGCGCACGAGCTACAACGTGGGGCGGCTCGGCGGCGGGACCTCCGTCAACTCGATTCCGTTCGAGACGTGGATGGAGGTGGACATGCGCTCCGAGAGCGAGGAGAGCCTCGCGCGCATCGACGCCGCCTTCCGGAACGCGATGCGCCGGGCGCTGGAGGAGGAGAACTCCCTGCGGCGGGCCGGGCCGGAGATCGAACTGGAGCTGGACCAGATCGGGGACCGTCCCTCGGGAGAGGTCGCGGACGACCATCCCCTGGTCGAGCGGGCCATCGCGGTCATGCCCCTGTTCGGGGCGGTGCCCGCGCTGACCCGTTCGTCGACGGACTCGAACATCCCGATCTCCCTGGGGATCCCCGCGGTGACGATCGGGAGCGGGGGCATCGGGAGCGGGGCCCACTCGCCCGGCGAATGGTGGATCAACCGTGACGGCCACCGCGGGATCCAGGCGAACCTCCTCCTGCTGGTGAGCGAGGCGGGCCTGGCCGAGCCCATCCCCTGA
- a CDS encoding heavy metal-binding domain-containing protein yields MILTSRNDLAGHRIVEEFGLVRGSTIRARHLGRDILAALKTIVGGEIQEYTKMMAEAREQAVDRMEAEAEAAGANAILCIRFSTSYVLGGTAEIVVYGSAVKVEEV; encoded by the coding sequence ATGATCCTCACCTCCCGAAACGACCTCGCCGGACACCGGATCGTAGAGGAATTCGGCCTCGTCCGCGGCAGCACGATCCGGGCGCGCCACCTGGGCCGCGACATTCTCGCCGCCCTGAAGACCATCGTGGGCGGCGAGATCCAGGAGTACACGAAGATGATGGCCGAGGCGCGGGAACAGGCGGTCGATCGGATGGAGGCGGAGGCGGAGGCAGCCGGCGCGAACGCGATCCTCTGTATCCGCTTCTCCACCTCCTATGTCCTGGGAGGGACCGCCGAGATCGTCGTCTACGGCTCCGCCGTCAAGGTCGAGGAGGTCTGA
- a CDS encoding amino acid permease, with protein sequence MKNPRAGFGLHTAAAVVVANMIGTGVFTSLGFQLESLRSGFALLMLWVVGGVAAVCGALTYAELGSTIRRSGGEYTFLSHIYHPAAGFVSGWISATIGFAAPTALAAITFGTYLSSVFPALPARWLAVGLVVLLSVVHGRTHRTSGGFQRWSTTAKVVLILAFVAAGLFLVAEPREVGVLPSAGGVSSVFSAGFAVSLIFVSYSYSGWNAATYVTGELRDPRRTLPRALAAGTLLVMGLYVGLNYVFLRAAPVEEMVGRLEVGYIAAGYIFGPVGADLMGITLALLLVSTVSAMVLAGPRVLHAIGEDYPTFRFLSSINARGTPGVAIFTQAAISLLFILTESFETILVFSGFTMGLNTFLAAGGVFLLRRRQASGRTSGRTSGRGADGRADGVGGSEADEPYRAWGYPVTPLIFLAVTGWTLAYILRDRPLEAGLGLGLIAVGLIIYAVTRARDRRSDNRRTDDRRTRP encoded by the coding sequence CTGAAGAATCCCAGGGCCGGGTTCGGCCTCCACACGGCGGCGGCGGTCGTCGTCGCCAACATGATCGGGACCGGCGTCTTCACGAGCCTCGGCTTCCAGCTCGAGTCTCTGAGATCCGGGTTCGCCCTGCTCATGCTGTGGGTCGTGGGCGGCGTCGCGGCCGTGTGCGGCGCCCTCACCTACGCCGAGCTGGGGTCGACGATCCGGCGCTCGGGCGGCGAATACACCTTCCTCTCGCACATCTACCACCCGGCAGCCGGCTTCGTCTCGGGCTGGATCTCGGCCACGATCGGGTTCGCGGCTCCCACGGCGCTGGCCGCGATCACGTTCGGGACGTACCTGTCGTCCGTCTTTCCGGCACTGCCCGCGCGGTGGCTCGCCGTCGGGCTCGTCGTGCTGCTCTCGGTCGTCCATGGGCGCACCCACCGCACCTCGGGCGGCTTTCAGCGCTGGTCGACGACGGCCAAGGTGGTCCTGATCCTCGCGTTCGTCGCAGCCGGGCTGTTCCTCGTCGCGGAACCCCGGGAAGTCGGTGTGCTCCCCTCGGCGGGCGGCGTTTCGAGTGTGTTCTCCGCCGGGTTCGCCGTGTCGCTCATCTTCGTGTCGTACTCGTATTCGGGCTGGAACGCCGCGACCTACGTGACGGGCGAACTCCGGGACCCGCGGCGGACGCTCCCCCGCGCACTGGCGGCGGGGACGCTGCTCGTGATGGGACTCTACGTCGGACTCAACTACGTCTTCCTGCGCGCCGCCCCCGTAGAGGAGATGGTGGGACGGCTCGAGGTGGGATACATCGCGGCGGGGTACATCTTCGGACCGGTGGGGGCCGACCTGATGGGGATCACGCTCGCGCTCCTCCTCGTCTCCACGGTGAGCGCCATGGTGCTCGCGGGTCCGCGCGTGCTGCATGCGATCGGCGAGGACTATCCGACCTTCCGGTTCCTGAGTTCCATCAACGCTCGCGGGACGCCCGGCGTGGCCATCTTCACGCAGGCCGCGATCAGCCTCCTGTTCATCCTCACGGAATCGTTCGAGACGATCCTCGTCTTTTCGGGCTTCACGATGGGCCTCAACACGTTCCTGGCGGCGGGCGGCGTGTTTCTCCTGCGCCGGCGGCAGGCGTCGGGCCGGACGTCAGGCCGGACGTCGGGTCGGGGCGCGGACGGGCGGGCGGACGGAGTCGGTGGATCCGAGGCGGACGAACCGTACCGAGCCTGGGGCTACCCCGTGACGCCGCTCATCTTCCTGGCCGTGACAGGGTGGACGCTGGCCTACATCCTGCGCGACCGGCCGCTCGAGGCCGGGCTGGGACTGGGGCTCATCGCCGTCGGCCTCATCATCTACGCCGTCACGCGCGCCCGCGATCGACGGAGCGACAATCGACGCACAGACGACCGACGGACCCGCCCTTGA
- a CDS encoding alpha/beta fold hydrolase, which produces MVLRMLVAAGCVLPSPALAQEPDTGPEGSAGGVEGRWAGSVVLATGELPFSVTFERADGVLSASMDIPAQGAMGLPLTAVSYADGRVHFELEAPIGIAAWDGALNGDTIEGEFTQGVVTATFSVSRAELPEAEADEPVPYRAEEVSFENGDVHLEGTLTVPEGTGPFPGVVLITGSGPQDRDEVVAGFAVFRLLSDHLTRQGIAVLRYDDRGVGGSTGSVSSSTTADFAGDALAGLARLSEHPDVDSARVGLVGHSEGAIVAPLAASRSDAVRFAVLLAGSTVPGTEILYEQSAAIQRASGVPEDRIEWNTDFQRRLFAALEAGEDLEAYREELGAAIREGVEALPEEQRAAISDVASYVQTQIDGQINRVETPWFRHFLTYDPVEGLRGTRVPVLALFGGLDLQVLVDQNRPPLEEALAGNPDVTVEVLPRANHLFQAATSGSPAEYATLEHDFVDGFLDTISDWILARFGS; this is translated from the coding sequence GTGGTCCTGAGAATGCTTGTCGCGGCCGGGTGCGTACTCCCCTCTCCGGCGCTGGCACAGGAGCCGGATACGGGCCCCGAGGGGAGTGCCGGCGGCGTCGAGGGCCGGTGGGCGGGATCCGTGGTGCTCGCTACGGGTGAGTTGCCTTTCTCCGTCACCTTCGAGCGGGCCGACGGGGTGCTGTCCGCCTCGATGGACATCCCCGCGCAGGGCGCGATGGGTCTTCCCCTCACCGCCGTGTCCTACGCGGACGGCCGTGTGCATTTCGAACTCGAGGCTCCCATCGGGATCGCCGCGTGGGATGGCGCTCTCAACGGCGACACGATCGAGGGCGAGTTCACGCAGGGGGTCGTGACCGCCACGTTCTCCGTGTCGCGCGCCGAGCTTCCGGAAGCGGAGGCGGACGAGCCGGTACCGTACCGGGCGGAAGAGGTCTCGTTCGAGAACGGCGACGTCCACCTGGAGGGGACGCTGACGGTGCCGGAGGGGACGGGACCGTTTCCGGGCGTCGTCCTCATTACGGGGTCGGGACCCCAGGACCGGGACGAGGTCGTGGCCGGGTTCGCCGTCTTCCGCCTCCTCTCCGATCACCTCACGCGGCAGGGCATCGCCGTCCTCCGCTACGACGACCGCGGCGTCGGCGGCTCGACGGGAAGCGTCTCTTCCTCCACCACTGCCGACTTCGCGGGCGACGCGCTGGCGGGGCTCGCCCGACTCTCGGAGCACCCGGACGTCGATTCCGCGCGTGTCGGCCTTGTGGGACACAGCGAGGGAGCCATCGTGGCGCCCCTCGCGGCCTCCCGTTCGGACGCCGTCCGCTTCGCCGTGCTGCTGGCCGGTTCGACCGTGCCCGGCACCGAGATCCTGTACGAACAGTCCGCGGCCATTCAGCGCGCGAGCGGCGTGCCCGAGGATCGCATCGAGTGGAACACCGACTTCCAGCGCCGTCTGTTCGCGGCCCTGGAGGCGGGGGAAGACCTGGAGGCGTATCGCGAGGAGCTTGGCGCCGCGATCCGCGAGGGCGTCGAGGCCCTCCCCGAAGAGCAGCGCGCGGCGATCTCAGACGTGGCCTCCTACGTACAAACCCAGATCGACGGGCAGATCAACCGCGTCGAAACCCCCTGGTTCCGGCATTTTCTCACGTACGATCCGGTCGAGGGCCTCCGGGGCACGCGGGTGCCGGTGCTCGCGCTCTTCGGCGGCCTCGACCTGCAAGTGCTCGTCGATCAGAACCGCCCGCCGCTGGAAGAGGCGCTGGCCGGCAACCCGGACGTGACGGTCGAGGTTCTCCCGCGCGCCAATCATCTCTTCCAGGCCGCCACCAGCGGATCCCCGGCCGAATATGCGACGCTCGAGCACGACTTCGTCGACGGCTTCCTCGACACGATCTCCGACTGGATCCTCGCCCGCTTCGGCAGCTAG
- a CDS encoding serine hydrolase, translating to MKAQPGIRHRFRIRAAAGGILLVAACVAGCGETRTVPEEDEAAHERSHIAGMAAHHICSGVFVVGRDYERSVEEVVAQDIRRFELFNWQDDFQYDVNFETRTASISGEDFGTRSAEYNGDQGCTILPADLEDVTYEPQVVERLGPDPAVTAWPTGDVGAYHDPPPPEVDMEALEAALDWTMAQTEHNTRALVVIYAGKILGERYAPGFTRNTPQISWSQGKSIASALVGAAIQAGHLDAGLDDPVPVPEWHGEGDPRREIRIRDILNMSSGLDFLNLGLTDSLSWTHANEHFRIYFEGIDVFEHAIDQPMDTLPGAIFRYRNSDPLTANHIVREAVEARGEDWLTYPQRILFDRIGARNYVLETDAWGNFIVTGYDYGSAWDWARFGLLHLWDGVWPTPDGGSDRILPEGWAEFVSTPAPGAEALQYGGLFWLNRGGSLPRAPEDAYWAAGFMGQYTAIIPSRDLVIVRLGPSPGDTGAYLSDIIGEVTAAIDR from the coding sequence ATGAAGGCTCAGCCGGGAATCCGTCACAGGTTCCGCATCCGGGCGGCGGCAGGCGGCATCCTGCTGGTCGCGGCGTGCGTTGCCGGGTGCGGGGAAACGCGCACCGTGCCCGAGGAAGACGAGGCAGCCCACGAACGCTCGCACATCGCGGGGATGGCCGCGCACCACATCTGCTCGGGGGTCTTCGTCGTGGGGCGCGACTACGAACGTTCCGTCGAGGAGGTCGTGGCGCAGGACATCCGGCGTTTCGAACTGTTCAACTGGCAGGACGACTTCCAGTACGACGTGAACTTCGAGACGCGCACCGCCTCCATCTCCGGAGAGGACTTCGGCACGCGCTCTGCCGAGTACAACGGAGACCAGGGGTGCACGATCCTGCCGGCCGACCTCGAGGACGTGACGTACGAGCCGCAGGTTGTCGAGCGGCTCGGTCCGGACCCGGCGGTGACGGCCTGGCCGACCGGTGACGTCGGCGCGTATCACGACCCGCCGCCGCCGGAGGTCGACATGGAGGCGCTCGAGGCGGCCCTCGACTGGACGATGGCCCAGACCGAGCACAACACGCGCGCGCTCGTCGTCATCTACGCGGGAAAGATCCTCGGCGAGCGCTACGCGCCCGGCTTCACGCGCAACACGCCGCAGATCTCGTGGTCCCAGGGGAAGAGCATCGCGAGCGCGCTCGTCGGCGCGGCGATCCAGGCCGGTCACCTCGACGCCGGACTCGACGACCCGGTGCCCGTCCCCGAATGGCACGGGGAGGGCGACCCGCGCCGGGAGATCCGGATCCGGGACATCCTGAACATGAGTTCGGGCCTCGACTTCCTGAACCTCGGCCTGACGGACTCGCTGTCGTGGACGCACGCGAACGAACACTTCCGGATCTACTTCGAGGGGATCGACGTGTTCGAGCACGCGATCGACCAGCCGATGGACACGCTGCCGGGCGCGATCTTCCGCTACCGGAACTCCGACCCGCTCACCGCCAACCACATCGTGCGGGAGGCGGTCGAGGCACGGGGCGAGGATTGGCTCACGTATCCCCAGCGCATCCTGTTCGACCGCATCGGAGCCCGGAACTACGTCCTCGAGACGGACGCCTGGGGCAACTTCATCGTCACCGGCTACGACTACGGGAGCGCGTGGGACTGGGCCCGGTTCGGCCTCCTCCACCTGTGGGATGGCGTGTGGCCGACGCCCGATGGCGGAAGCGACCGCATCCTGCCCGAGGGCTGGGCGGAATTCGTCAGCACGCCCGCTCCGGGCGCCGAAGCGCTGCAGTACGGCGGGCTGTTCTGGCTCAATCGTGGCGGCTCGCTTCCGCGCGCCCCGGAGGACGCATACTGGGCCGCAGGATTCATGGGACAGTACACGGCCATCATCCCGTCCCGGGATCTCGTGATCGTCCGGCTCGGCCCGAGCCCCGGTGACACCGGTGCATATCTGTCGGACATCATCGGAGAGGTGACGGCGGCGATCGACCGGTAG
- a CDS encoding sigma-70 family RNA polymerase sigma factor has protein sequence MLVLRAQRGERAAFGELVTRYMQRAYYTALGLVGNHDDALDLSQEAFARAFRARARIDPERPFFPWLYQIIRRLCFNHTRDQRSRRLKLEAAGSWLTDTTMGRRPLSPDQAVMRSELREQVGAAIERLPERERETLVLREFEELRYREIAELLGIPIGTVMSRLYRARRSLAREMETTGTHPGQGGGAGDE, from the coding sequence ATGCTCGTTCTTCGCGCGCAGCGTGGCGAGCGTGCGGCCTTCGGCGAACTCGTCACTCGATACATGCAGCGTGCCTACTATACCGCACTCGGCCTCGTCGGGAACCACGACGATGCGCTGGACCTCTCGCAGGAGGCCTTCGCCAGGGCGTTCCGCGCACGCGCCAGGATCGACCCCGAACGTCCCTTCTTTCCCTGGCTGTACCAGATCATCCGACGACTCTGTTTCAACCATACGCGGGACCAGCGATCACGCCGCCTGAAGCTCGAGGCGGCGGGCAGCTGGCTTACGGACACGACGATGGGGCGGCGCCCGCTCAGCCCGGATCAGGCGGTGATGCGTTCGGAACTGCGCGAACAGGTCGGCGCGGCGATCGAACGCCTGCCCGAGCGGGAACGGGAGACGCTCGTCCTGCGCGAGTTTGAGGAACTTCGCTACCGGGAGATCGCCGAGTTGCTGGGAATCCCCATCGGCACGGTGATGTCGCGGCTCTATCGGGCGCGGCGGTCGCTCGCGCGCGAGATGGAGACGACGGGAACGCACCCCGGCCAGGGGGGAGGTGCGGGCGATGAGTGA
- a CDS encoding transporter substrate-binding domain-containing protein produces MKFKATESIARPLLAGLALVGVGCGGAVEPPLSATCGDAPLTVAFYAFFAPVSYSADEDPHSPGFSRHMGYEADLLSALEAMPGTGLSFVRRPIADWPGIWLLPATPDFDMAGGGITILESRTVDDSGAPAVAFTSGHIAFRQSLLVRNEDAARLSSYDALTSAVRVGVLPGTTGEARLLQITGIVDGSGVLRAGTRVETPAGTVVADGTAAFTITAAMASPVLGGRTRLHPASGDMPQVVYLGRESGDQELFDALHDGRIDAVAQGEIGSGEAAHRSGGAFTVAARDSLAEFGGFALDADDRDLLTCIDDRINWLTDERRTGFAEWRADPSVFRQRAALWPGGG; encoded by the coding sequence GTGAAGTTCAAGGCGACAGAGTCGATCGCGCGGCCGCTGCTGGCCGGGCTTGCGCTCGTCGGTGTGGGCTGCGGAGGCGCCGTGGAGCCGCCGCTGTCGGCGACGTGCGGCGACGCGCCTCTCACGGTCGCGTTCTACGCATTCTTCGCCCCGGTCAGCTACAGCGCGGACGAGGACCCGCACTCGCCCGGGTTCAGTCGGCACATGGGCTACGAGGCCGACCTCCTCAGCGCGCTCGAGGCCATGCCCGGTACCGGACTCTCCTTCGTGCGCCGCCCGATCGCCGACTGGCCCGGAATCTGGCTTCTGCCCGCGACGCCGGACTTCGACATGGCCGGCGGCGGCATCACGATTCTCGAGTCGCGGACGGTCGACGATTCCGGCGCCCCGGCGGTTGCGTTCACGTCCGGCCACATCGCGTTCCGCCAGTCGCTCCTGGTGCGAAACGAGGATGCCGCACGGCTCTCCTCCTACGACGCGCTCACGAGCGCGGTGCGCGTGGGCGTCCTTCCGGGGACAACGGGAGAAGCACGGCTGCTCCAGATCACGGGAATCGTGGACGGTTCCGGCGTGCTCCGGGCGGGGACGCGCGTGGAGACGCCGGCCGGCACGGTGGTCGCGGATGGTACGGCGGCGTTTACGATCACGGCCGCCATGGCATCGCCCGTCCTCGGGGGCCGAACCCGCCTTCACCCCGCATCCGGCGACATGCCGCAGGTGGTGTACCTCGGCCGGGAGTCCGGCGACCAGGAATTGTTCGACGCCCTGCACGATGGACGCATCGACGCCGTGGCCCAAGGGGAAATCGGAAGCGGCGAGGCCGCGCACAGGTCGGGCGGAGCGTTCACCGTCGCCGCCCGGGATTCTCTCGCCGAGTTCGGGGGCTTCGCGCTGGATGCGGACGACCGCGATCTGTTGACCTGCATCGACGACCGAATCAACTGGCTGACCGACGAACGCCGCACAGGCTTTGCGGAATGGCGCGCCGACCCGTCCGTCTTCCGGCAGCGGGCCGCACTCTGGCCCGGCGGCGGCTGA
- a CDS encoding EamA family transporter has protein sequence MIAPPTSAAPAASTRDLLLAFAAVYLVWGSTYLAIRFGVETIPPFLLGGTRFLAAGVILAVVSRRRGAPVPKPSEWKAATISGVFMVVGGNGLVCWAAQYVPSGLTALLVATVPLWLVAIARLGPDRETTSPLEVAGLILGLGGVVLLVSSSGADIGIRGASANQVVAGALVVVGASVSWAIGSMYNRRAALPQPPLYGTALTMAAGGLILVLIGLATGEFGRLSLGDVSLRSWLSLIYLAAMGSIVAFSAYMWLLRTVRPAAAGTYAYVNPVVALFLGWWLADEAFTLPMLAGTVIIVAGVVLVQRGRAPKGGPRPATVRAPASR, from the coding sequence TTGATTGCGCCCCCCACATCCGCCGCGCCCGCGGCTTCCACCCGAGATCTGCTGCTGGCGTTCGCCGCGGTGTACCTGGTGTGGGGGTCGACCTACCTGGCGATCCGCTTCGGCGTCGAGACGATCCCTCCCTTCCTCCTCGGGGGCACGCGCTTCCTGGCGGCGGGCGTGATTCTCGCCGTCGTGTCCCGCCGTCGGGGCGCACCGGTCCCGAAGCCTTCCGAATGGAAGGCCGCCACCATCTCGGGCGTGTTCATGGTCGTGGGCGGCAACGGACTCGTGTGCTGGGCGGCGCAGTACGTACCCTCGGGGCTCACGGCCCTGCTCGTGGCCACGGTGCCGCTGTGGCTGGTCGCGATCGCGCGCCTGGGGCCGGACCGCGAGACGACGAGTCCGCTCGAAGTCGCGGGGCTCATCCTGGGCCTGGGCGGCGTCGTCCTCCTCGTGAGCAGTTCCGGGGCGGACATTGGGATCCGCGGGGCGAGCGCGAACCAGGTGGTGGCGGGGGCCCTCGTCGTCGTGGGGGCGTCCGTCAGCTGGGCCATCGGCTCCATGTACAACCGGCGGGCCGCGCTGCCGCAGCCGCCGCTTTACGGCACGGCGCTCACGATGGCCGCCGGTGGCCTGATCCTCGTGCTGATCGGACTGGCGACGGGAGAGTTCGGCCGCCTGTCGCTCGGCGACGTGTCCCTGCGGTCATGGCTGTCGCTGATCTACCTGGCCGCCATGGGGTCGATCGTGGCCTTTTCGGCCTACATGTGGCTTCTGCGCACCGTGCGGCCGGCGGCAGCGGGCACCTACGCGTACGTGAACCCGGTCGTGGCGCTCTTTCTGGGCTGGTGGCTGGCGGACGAGGCGTTCACGCTGCCGATGCTGGCGGGCACCGTGATCATCGTGGCGGGGGTCGTGCTCGTACAGCGGGGAAGGGCGCCGAAGGGCGGCCCGAGGCCGGCAACCGTGCGGGCACCGGCCTCGAGGTAG